Proteins co-encoded in one Armatimonadota bacterium genomic window:
- a CDS encoding S41 family peptidase, with the protein MTRRHPLSIAVWLLGAVLVAAVPVVPLQAPPAAAAPVQADAGLVLQALALLRQHYVDRLEVVPLLNGGIGGMRAALVAAGIGVDLPDLPADLPDAQAQAAFRARFDAAAEAASGRLTRTALAHAAIRGMTAVLADSHTGFMPPEEYERLRAQASRQAQFSGIGVVLLAREGRVYIRDVIPGGPAEGAGLRPFDRVVRIDAVPTAGLDITQVSGMIRGPAGTTVTLVVERPGAAEPTAVSVVRAPIRVPPVFDARVLDDGVGYLKLHSLFADGVGREVRQRLERLLASGLRALVLDVRGNTGGYVHELLLVLNALLPPGVPVLQETRRGGATQVVRTWAAPVLPGHVPLVVLVDEGTASAAELLAAALQEHERATLVGERTSGTVDAGATFELADGSALLITVRRLATGRGRRLEGVGVTPHVAVALGLAELDQGRDSQLERALQLVRQRLRAARGAPCCPRAAAGPLPVVPRAATGQAVLSSR; encoded by the coding sequence GTGACCAGGCGCCACCCGCTCTCCATCGCGGTCTGGCTGCTGGGGGCAGTGCTGGTGGCCGCTGTGCCGGTGGTGCCGCTCCAGGCACCGCCAGCTGCGGCCGCCCCCGTGCAGGCCGACGCGGGGCTGGTGCTGCAGGCGCTGGCGCTGTTGCGCCAGCACTACGTCGACCGCCTCGAGGTCGTCCCGCTGCTGAACGGCGGCATCGGTGGCATGCGCGCCGCCCTGGTCGCGGCCGGGATCGGCGTTGACCTGCCGGACCTGCCGGCCGACCTGCCCGACGCGCAGGCGCAGGCGGCCTTCCGCGCGCGCTTCGACGCTGCGGCAGAAGCCGCCAGCGGACGCCTGACGCGCACAGCGCTCGCCCACGCCGCGATCCGGGGCATGACGGCGGTGCTGGCCGACTCCCACACGGGGTTCATGCCGCCCGAGGAATACGAGCGCCTGCGCGCCCAGGCCAGCCGGCAGGCGCAGTTCTCGGGCATCGGGGTGGTGTTGCTGGCGCGCGAGGGGCGCGTCTACATCCGCGACGTGATTCCCGGCGGGCCGGCCGAGGGCGCCGGGTTACGGCCGTTCGACCGCGTGGTGCGCATCGACGCCGTGCCCACCGCCGGCCTGGACATCACGCAGGTGTCGGGGATGATCCGGGGACCGGCCGGGACCACCGTCACCCTCGTCGTAGAACGACCGGGTGCCGCCGAGCCGACGGCCGTGTCCGTCGTCCGCGCGCCGATCCGCGTGCCGCCCGTCTTCGACGCCAGAGTGCTCGACGATGGCGTCGGGTACCTCAAGCTGCACAGCCTGTTCGCCGACGGGGTGGGGCGGGAAGTGCGCCAGCGCCTGGAGCGCCTGCTCGCCAGCGGCCTGCGGGCCCTGGTCCTCGATGTGCGGGGCAACACCGGCGGCTACGTGCACGAACTGCTCCTCGTGCTGAACGCCCTCCTGCCCCCCGGCGTGCCCGTGCTGCAGGAGACCCGGCGGGGCGGCGCGACGCAGGTCGTCCGGACGTGGGCGGCGCCCGTGCTGCCCGGCCACGTGCCGCTGGTGGTGCTGGTGGACGAGGGCACTGCGTCCGCGGCGGAACTGCTGGCGGCGGCCCTGCAGGAACACGAGCGCGCCACGCTGGTGGGCGAGCGGACCAGCGGGACCGTGGATGCGGGCGCGACCTTCGAGCTGGCTGATGGGTCAGCGCTGCTGATCACGGTGCGGCGGCTGGCCACGGGCCGCGGGCGCCGTCTGGAGGGCGTGGGCGTGACGCCGCACGTCGCGGTCGCGCTGGGCCTCGCCGAGCTCGACCAGGGGCGCGACAGCCAGCTCGAGCGCGCGTTGCAGCTCGTGCGTCAGCGCCTGCGCGCCGCCCGGGGCGCACCGTGTTGCCCCCGCGCCGCGGCCGGGCCGCTGCCCGTGGTGCCCCGCGCCGCTACGGGCCAGGCTGTGCTATCCTCGCGCTGA
- a CDS encoding ABC-ATPase domain-containing protein has translation MLPSDRLRDKLIVANNKPFQAYQDLVGAYRFDRFVLYLDAIQPDPMAGPSRGRVRIDQAEAQLPPALWSTPPRKTALEDFLARALAEAIRRHVRTRWTGRTPPLAVDAGSQTVLRRAACTIAEDWVEVRVAIGLPAEGRKAAARAAITLFFEELPAVVEAGLVWARLDGEAGRRFVETVEDYLALQAQLPALGLVAFLADGAVLPRETPPGDGPLRGGRAQPLQAPDALAVTVSLPHRGTVRGLGIPRGVTVVTGGAFSGKSTLLAAVARGVYPHVPGDGRELVATVPDAVMVRAEPGRRIERVDLSAMVHRVPGRPEVSAFSAERASGALSVVASLAEALEVGTSLFVFDEDDLPAALLTRDARMEALVPPADDPLTRLVDVVRPLWEDLEISSIVATAGLGDFLAVADTVLVMDAFQPRAATAAAQQAVALGAPRAARRATVAVPAPRCPLPRGFNGLRGRRIASEMRGRGALVVGRESVDLAGLPQLVEPGQARAAGDAILYAVEKGYIDGAASIAEILARVFADLEAGGLLLLSEGERGSGDYALPRPYEVAAVLNRLRALQVRVRRPGQPLDLDAARSQPQEAPAPPTPSAAEEAPSASGPEAPGAPAAADVALVRLGPEGPAAGADASGPNPTPHSADAPHDPPRP, from the coding sequence ATGCTGCCATCGGACCGCCTGCGCGACAAGCTGATCGTCGCCAACAACAAACCGTTTCAGGCCTACCAGGACCTGGTCGGCGCCTACCGCTTCGACCGCTTCGTCCTCTACCTCGACGCCATCCAGCCCGACCCCATGGCCGGGCCGAGCCGGGGTCGCGTGCGGATCGACCAGGCCGAGGCGCAGCTACCCCCGGCCCTCTGGTCGACGCCACCGCGCAAAACCGCTCTCGAGGACTTCCTTGCGCGCGCGCTGGCCGAGGCGATTCGCCGGCACGTCCGCACGCGCTGGACCGGCCGGACGCCGCCGCTGGCGGTGGACGCGGGCAGCCAGACCGTGCTCCGGCGCGCCGCTTGTACCATCGCCGAGGACTGGGTCGAGGTGCGCGTGGCCATCGGGTTACCCGCGGAGGGGCGGAAGGCCGCGGCCCGGGCCGCCATCACGCTGTTCTTCGAGGAACTGCCCGCGGTGGTCGAGGCCGGGCTGGTGTGGGCACGCCTGGACGGCGAGGCCGGCCGCCGGTTCGTCGAGACCGTCGAGGACTACCTGGCGTTGCAGGCGCAGCTCCCGGCGCTGGGCCTGGTGGCGTTCCTCGCCGACGGCGCGGTGCTGCCCCGCGAGACGCCGCCAGGCGACGGGCCGCTGCGCGGCGGTCGGGCGCAGCCCCTACAAGCGCCCGATGCGCTGGCCGTGACCGTCTCGCTGCCGCACCGTGGGACGGTGCGGGGGCTTGGCATCCCGCGCGGCGTGACGGTGGTGACCGGCGGCGCCTTCTCGGGGAAGTCGACGCTGCTGGCCGCGGTCGCCCGCGGGGTGTACCCGCACGTGCCAGGGGACGGCCGCGAGCTGGTGGCAACCGTCCCCGACGCGGTCATGGTGCGCGCGGAACCCGGCCGTCGGATCGAACGGGTGGACCTCAGCGCCATGGTCCACCGGGTGCCGGGGCGGCCCGAGGTCAGCGCGTTCTCGGCCGAGCGTGCCAGCGGAGCGCTGTCGGTCGTGGCGTCCCTTGCCGAGGCCCTCGAGGTGGGGACCAGCCTGTTCGTGTTCGACGAGGACGACCTGCCGGCCGCGCTGCTGACCCGCGACGCGCGCATGGAAGCGCTCGTCCCGCCGGCGGACGATCCTCTGACCCGCCTGGTGGACGTGGTGCGTCCCCTGTGGGAGGACCTGGAGATCTCCTCGATTGTCGCCACCGCGGGGCTCGGCGACTTCCTCGCCGTCGCCGACACCGTGCTGGTGATGGACGCCTTTCAGCCGCGGGCGGCCACCGCGGCGGCACAGCAGGCGGTGGCTCTGGGCGCACCGCGGGCAGCACGGCGGGCGACGGTCGCCGTCCCCGCACCCCGATGCCCGCTGCCGCGCGGCTTCAACGGCCTGCGGGGGCGCCGGATCGCCAGCGAGATGCGCGGACGCGGCGCGCTGGTGGTAGGGCGCGAGAGCGTGGACTTGGCCGGCCTGCCGCAACTCGTGGAGCCCGGCCAGGCGCGCGCGGCCGGCGACGCGATCCTCTACGCCGTGGAGAAGGGCTACATCGACGGCGCGGCGTCCATCGCCGAGATCCTGGCGCGGGTCTTCGCCGACCTCGAGGCCGGCGGCCTGCTCCTGCTCTCGGAGGGAGAACGCGGATCGGGCGACTACGCGCTGCCGCGGCCCTACGAGGTGGCGGCGGTGCTCAATCGCCTGCGCGCCCTGCAGGTGCGCGTCCGGCGTCCCGGGCAGCCGCTCGATCTCGACGCGGCGCGCTCCCAACCGCAGGAGGCGCCCGCACCGCCCACGCCATCCGCCGCCGAGGAGGCGCCGTCGGCCTCCGGACCGGAGGCTCCCGGCGCACCAGCAGCGGCGGACGTCGCCCTC
- a CDS encoding SAM-dependent chlorinase/fluorinase, whose amino-acid sequence MPIVTLLSDFGSSSPYPGEVRGVLLRASRAVVVDITHDIPRHDVACGAAVLAAAAPAFPAGTVHLAVVDPDVGTARRGLVIAAGGQWFVGPDNGLLVPAATAVGRPQAFAIDTARLVREPPSATFHGRDVFAPAAAAVASGVPPEAFASPIAAPVALPVASQVASPARAPGRLSGRVVYCDPFGNLVTDIPGTWLADLPERVALVYRGGRTPVRRVRTYADGAPGEVLALVSSAGTVEVAVNRGDAAAQLGVRAGDVIALET is encoded by the coding sequence GTGCCGATCGTCACGCTGCTCTCGGACTTCGGGTCGTCGTCGCCCTACCCGGGCGAGGTGCGGGGCGTGCTGCTGCGGGCCAGCCGCGCCGTGGTGGTGGACATCACCCACGACATCCCCCGGCACGACGTCGCCTGCGGTGCCGCGGTGCTGGCCGCGGCCGCGCCGGCGTTTCCCGCGGGCACGGTCCACCTGGCCGTGGTCGATCCGGACGTCGGCACCGCACGGCGCGGGCTGGTCATCGCTGCGGGCGGGCAGTGGTTCGTCGGTCCTGACAACGGCCTGCTGGTACCCGCCGCCACGGCGGTGGGGCGCCCGCAGGCGTTCGCCATCGACACGGCCCGGCTGGTGCGCGAGCCGCCGTCGGCCACGTTCCACGGCCGCGACGTCTTCGCGCCGGCGGCGGCTGCCGTCGCGTCGGGCGTTCCCCCCGAGGCGTTCGCGTCGCCCATCGCCGCGCCGGTCGCGCTACCGGTCGCGTCGCAGGTCGCATCGCCCGCACGGGCGCCCGGGCGCCTGAGCGGCCGGGTGGTCTACTGCGATCCCTTCGGAAACCTCGTCACCGACATCCCGGGGACCTGGCTCGCTGACCTCCCGGAGCGGGTCGCCCTGGTGTATCGTGGAGGACGTACCCCGGTCCGGCGGGTGCGCACCTACGCCGACGGCGCCCCAGGCGAGGTCCTGGCGCTGGTGAGCAGCGCGGGCACCGTGGAGGTGGCGGTGAACCGGGGTGACGCGGCCGCACAGCTCGGGGTGCGCGCAGGAGACGTGATCGCCCTGGAGACGTGA
- a CDS encoding S41 family peptidase: MGRSRLLALVALVALVLVAPAGWPSAQAADAGLVLEALRVLRARYVDPVEPAPLLNGALDGLRAALAAAGVATPVPPLGSDVRGLDAAFRARFDAAAAAAAGRLSRTALSYAAIRGMTAVLRDSHTGFLPPDANRERQLRQRGQPGFTGAGIVLLERAGRFYVRDVIPGGPAARAGVRRFDRIARIGAVSTGGMQVEQVAGAIRGPAGTPVTLVLDRPGRAGPLAVTLTRAPIQVPAVFAARVLPDGIGYLQFYQFSARSGREFRGALADLVRKGARAVVLDLRGNTGGYVHELAAALGALLPPGRPILRETNRGGRTEIVHTAGSPVLPAGWPVVVLVDEATASAAELLAAALREHLGAPVVGTPTGGAVEASVVLDLSDGSALSVTVQRLATGLGQRLEGVGLRPDHAVALAAADLDRGVDPQLLRALAVAAERVRPAAASRREGPPGGRTP, from the coding sequence ATGGGGCGCTCCCGGCTGCTGGCACTGGTCGCGCTGGTCGCGCTGGTGCTGGTGGCGCCGGCGGGCTGGCCGTCCGCGCAGGCGGCGGACGCCGGGCTTGTCCTCGAGGCGTTGCGCGTGCTGCGGGCGCGGTACGTGGATCCCGTGGAGCCCGCGCCGTTGCTGAACGGCGCCCTGGACGGTCTGCGCGCGGCGCTGGCCGCTGCAGGCGTGGCCACCCCCGTGCCGCCCCTCGGATCCGACGTCCGAGGCCTCGACGCGGCGTTCCGGGCCCGCTTCGACGCCGCGGCCGCTGCAGCCGCCGGCCGGCTGTCGCGCACGGCGTTGAGCTATGCGGCCATCCGCGGAATGACGGCTGTGCTGCGGGACTCGCACACCGGCTTCCTGCCCCCCGATGCCAACCGAGAGCGCCAGCTGCGCCAGCGCGGCCAGCCCGGGTTCACGGGCGCGGGCATCGTGTTGCTGGAGCGCGCCGGCCGCTTCTACGTCCGCGACGTGATCCCCGGCGGCCCGGCGGCGCGTGCTGGCGTGCGACGGTTCGACCGCATCGCCCGCATCGGCGCCGTCTCCACGGGCGGCATGCAGGTGGAGCAGGTGGCGGGCGCAATACGCGGGCCAGCAGGGACGCCGGTCACGCTGGTGCTCGACCGGCCGGGCCGCGCCGGGCCGCTGGCCGTGACGCTGACGCGCGCGCCCATTCAGGTGCCGGCGGTCTTCGCGGCGCGCGTGCTGCCGGACGGGATCGGCTACCTTCAGTTCTACCAGTTCAGCGCGCGCTCGGGCCGCGAGTTCCGGGGGGCGCTGGCCGACCTGGTCCGGAAGGGCGCGCGCGCCGTGGTGCTCGACCTGCGTGGCAACACCGGCGGCTACGTCCACGAGCTCGCCGCGGCCCTAGGCGCCCTGCTCCCGCCGGGGCGCCCCATTCTGCGCGAGACGAACCGGGGCGGTCGCACGGAGATCGTGCACACGGCGGGCTCGCCGGTGTTGCCCGCTGGGTGGCCCGTCGTCGTGCTCGTGGACGAGGCCACGGCGTCCGCCGCGGAACTCCTGGCGGCCGCGCTGCGCGAGCACCTGGGGGCGCCCGTGGTGGGCACGCCGACCGGCGGTGCCGTCGAAGCGAGCGTCGTGCTCGACCTCTCCGATGGCTCTGCGCTCAGCGTCACCGTGCAGCGGCTGGCCACGGGCCTGGGGCAGCGCCTGGAGGGCGTGGGCCTGCGGCCCGACCACGCGGTCGCGCTCGCCGCCGCCGACCTGGACCGCGGCGTCGACCCGCAGTTGCTGCGTGCCCTGGCCGTGGCGGCAGAGCGCGTGCGCCCTGCGGCCGCGTCGCGGCGCGAGGGCCCGCCAGGCGGGCGTACACCGTGA
- a CDS encoding cytochrome c biogenesis protein CcdA, translated as MAEVNLVLAFAAGVLGFLSPCVVPLIPGYLSFVSGLSLAELSVEQRRQHAGRVLLATALFVLGFSVVFTGLGASASVLGELVLGNRQWLSRVGGAVVIALGLAVLGVIRVPGLARERRWHLPRRPLGLLGAVPVGMAFGFAWTPCVGPVLTAVLTLAAATQTAAHGALLLFAYAMGLGIPFLVTAALLVAAVDALGWLRRHARAVTTASGIFLLVMGVAMVTDLLFLLNSYLIRLVPFRPVL; from the coding sequence GTGGCAGAAGTCAATCTCGTGCTGGCGTTCGCGGCGGGCGTGCTCGGGTTCCTGAGCCCGTGCGTGGTGCCGCTCATCCCCGGCTACCTGTCGTTCGTCTCGGGCCTCTCCCTGGCGGAGCTGAGCGTCGAGCAGCGCCGGCAGCACGCGGGCCGGGTGCTGCTGGCCACCGCGCTGTTCGTGCTGGGGTTCTCGGTGGTCTTCACGGGCCTGGGCGCGTCGGCCTCGGTGCTGGGCGAGCTGGTGTTGGGCAACCGGCAGTGGCTGTCGCGGGTTGGCGGCGCCGTGGTGATCGCGCTGGGCCTGGCGGTTCTGGGCGTGATCCGCGTCCCGGGGCTGGCGCGTGAACGCCGTTGGCACCTGCCGCGCCGCCCCCTGGGCCTCCTGGGCGCCGTGCCCGTGGGGATGGCGTTTGGCTTCGCCTGGACGCCGTGCGTCGGCCCGGTGCTGACCGCGGTGCTCACGCTGGCCGCGGCGACGCAGACGGCCGCCCACGGCGCGCTGCTCCTCTTCGCCTACGCGATGGGGTTGGGCATCCCGTTCCTCGTGACCGCGGCGCTGCTCGTCGCCGCCGTCGACGCCCTGGGCTGGTTGCGACGGCACGCGCGGGCGGTGACCACCGCCAGCGGCATCTTCCTGCTCGTCATGGGCGTGGCCATGGTCACCGACCTGCTGTTCCTGCTCAACTCGTACCTCATCCGGCTCGTCCCGTTCCGTCCGGTGCTCTGA